A genomic segment from Aegilops tauschii subsp. strangulata cultivar AL8/78 chromosome 1, Aet v6.0, whole genome shotgun sequence encodes:
- the LOC109748429 gene encoding uncharacterized protein: MTRGGRKREEIGEGGSAADGTGSPAGVGLRRRVRSPSCQIGKGDGTGIRGGGGGGTAGTGRGDPRQTSGRQQGAPHGEERTRSTPSFPTRYEKEEIGPRKLVAHIFMCRAEKKPNGELGMPSNVQVAFVLSSAVWSSSIALLARHHLGWR, encoded by the exons ATGACGAGAGGagggagaaagagagaggaaaTAGGAGAGGGAGGCTCGGCAGCGGACGGGACAGGGTCGCCGGCCGGTGTCGGCCTGCGCCGGCGAGTTCGCTCGCCCAGCTGCCAAATAGGGAAAGGCGACGGGACCGGcattcggggcggcggcggcggcgggactgCAGGAACTGGCCGAGGTGATCCTCGTCAAACAAGCGGGCGGCAGCAAG GTGCTCCCCACGGTGAGGAACGGACGCGCTCAACGCCTTCCTTCCCAACCAG atatgagaaagaagaaataGGACCAAGAAAATTAGTTGCTCATATATTCATGTGTCGTGCAGAGAAGAAACCGAATGGAGAACTTGGTATGCCGAGTAATGTGCAG GTTGCTTTTGTCCTCTCATCTGCTGTTTGGTCTTCGTCTATTGCTCTGCTGGCTCGTCATCACCTTGGTTGGAG ATGA